The nucleotide window CTACTTGGCATCTATATATACTGACTCAGGCTGCAGATGAGCTACTATTACTATctataatattactacagcgATTATGATGTGAATCCAATAAATACTTTATTGCCAGTAATTCTTCTGATTACCAGGAGATGGCAGTGTAGGTGGGTTTTTTAAGTGTGTGGTTTCTATTTAGAGACAGCCCCAGTGCAGCagtccagcatccccccccccccaccagacctCAGCACAATGATGATCAGAGACCCCTCCGGAATGAAACAGTGATGTTTGCAGCCCCACCTGGCCTAAATTGTGGCCACACCccttttgtaagccacaccccaccGGCCCTGACTTACCACCTCCCCTCCTCCTTGCCTGCACCTCGGCAGTGATGATCACTGACAAACACACAACACCCCTgatcctgcagagcatcacataacagtgcacccacacacccctcaccctgcagaacatcacataacagtacacacatacatacacacacagaggggcgGATTAACGCTACCAATcctgggcccccctaccccactgtactgctgccctgatctgtgcaaaatCGAGGTAAAAAAGGAGCAATTATTTGCAAATCATTTCAAAACTATATCCAGGGACAATactccactgaaagtataagtgtgTTTGGGTGACTATGGGCCccacaggagctcagggccccgggctaccgcccaaaaaggacctattataatccactactgcacacacaatgtggcttacctcctgctgattgTATACACTGCACTCACTATATTGCTGCCTCATAAAAAGCAGAgggagatagctcctcccacacaggagactggtcacatgggcatgatgtcataAAAGGTCCTCAAGACTTtcttctggcaactacattccAGCCTCCTCCTTCCTTGTACTGGTGGTGGATTCTCTGCTGTGAACAGGAGGAGACAGTATAACTTGTACAATAGTAATCCTATACAAAAGCCTTGTTGCTTTTTATCCTTATCCTTCTTCCTGTGAATCAGCAGTGAACACAGTCACTGAGCTGCAGGGGTTAATTCCTCTGCTGGAACGCTCCGCCCTCTTAGTTTTCTATTCCCGCTCTTCCTCATTACAATGGCATCAGCTGAGCTGAGGGACGAGCTGAACTGCTCCATCTGCCTGAGCCTCTATACAGATCCCGTATCcctgagatgtggacacaacttctgccgcTCGTGTATTGTTCAGGTGCTGGatacacaggacggggctggaggTTACTCCTGTcctgactgcagagcagaatATCCCGAGCGTCCGGCCCTGGAGAAGAACAGGAAGCTGGGTAATATAGTGGAGCGTTTCTTATCTACTCAGCCTAATATGGAGGAGACCAGAATCTTCTGCACTTACTGTACAAAGTCTCCTGTCCCGGCTGTGAAGTCCTGTCTGCAGTGTGAGATCTCTCTATGTGACGACCACCTGACAGCCCACAACAAGACCATGGATCATATACTAACAGAACCCACCTACTCTTTTGACAACAAAAAAtgtcccatccacaagaaggttcTGGAGTATTACTGCCCTCAGGATGCGGCTTGTCTGTGTGTGTCTTGCTGTCTGGTGGGAAAGCACAGGGGACACCAGGTGGAACTTCTAGATGAAGCTtctgaggagaagaagaagaaactgaggAAATATCTGGATGAACTAAACCATGAAAATGCGGCCATACATACAAGAGTCCAGAAACTGTATGATTATAAAAAGAATATCAAGAAGAAAGTCTCCGGTAAGAGGAAGAACGTCAGTAAGTTATTTATGGACATTAAGAAGCAACTGGAAAAGGCTGAAAAGAAAGCGCTGAGCGAGATctccaggcaggaggaggagattGTGTCCCAGATATCTGATCTGATCAAGAAGCTGGAAATAGAGGAGGACAAGCTGTCCAGGAAGATGCATCACCTGGAGGAGATGTGCCAGGTCACTGACCCAATAAGACTCTTACAGGAACCGGACATTACAGTATGTGATCATGGAGGTGGTGAGGACACAGGGGAAGATGGTGGAGAGATCAAGTCTGAGAATGATTCTGAAGCTGACCCTGTAACTGACCAAGAATCAGAACAAGGAGAGGCCTATGATAACAATATGGtggaagatgaagaagaagaagctgcAGAATATGACATGGTTGATGATCTGGATGAGGTTGTGATCTCACTGACCTTACACCGATCTATGAGGGATATTGTCACCAATGTAACATCACAGCTCGGGTTCCAGGTTCCAGACATATTGCTGGATGAGGACACTGCTCATGTATATGTGAAGGTATCTGAAGATCTGAAAACAGCAACAAGAACAGCACAACTACAGAATAGACCAGAATCACCAGGAAGGTTTCTGATATACACCCAGGTTCTAAGCAGATGTGGCTTCTCCTCAGGAAGACATTACTGGGAGGTAGAATGGAACCAGATAGGAAGATGTGGCATTGGGGTGTCCTATCCCAgtatagagaagagaggagagcagTCTGGTATTACATATAATGATAAATCTTGGTGTATGATTATGTGTGATTCAATATGTATAGCATTACATAACTCAGTTATTTCAACTCTTAATGTAACACCAACATGTCCATCTTTTGGAGTCTTCTTAGACTATGAGGCCGGGCGTCTGTCCTTctatgagctgtgtgaccccatcagacacttacacaccttcaccgCCTCCTTCTCTGAACCCCTCCATGTTATCTCCTATATTGATAAGGAAGCGTCTGTTACAATAAGAAGCTGAGGCCGCTGCACAGTATTAGGACGCTGTTATTTCTGGTTAGGTACATTATGCACGCATATAGAGATGTATTGGCAGGAGCCTCTCATACAACCAATAGGTGGACTTGTCTTGTTGTTTTGGGCTTCGGGTAAGAAAATAGGTGATTGTACTAATTTTGTGCCAATAAAGGACAGCTCCGGCcaagatttattttttaatatgttattacataagcaaagttagacacaTTCATTATATACACTAGTTATggcaaatgcacatatactgctacttCCCTCTCttaagtagatcagacaggcttcattttctctaaaaaaataaacagtGACATCACGACCCTGTCTATACGTGAAGGGTccagcagtatatgtagaaattacatgtaaaatcgTGATCGtgatgtcaccttttttttttttttttttttacagaaattgaagcctgtctgatctactaaagtgAGGGaagtagcactatatgtgcatctcccataattagcgtacattaggaatttgtctaactttgcttatgttaTAACACATtccaaaatacattttgcccggagttcaCCTTTAACTCCTGTAATGCTTTATACATAAAATGAAATACGCTTATCCTTGATCTGAATGTTATAAAAATGTTTAGAGTCAAAAAGTATTCATAATGCAGTAGTAGTTGTGTTCCATGGTTAGGATGTCTTGGGGATGGCGGTCATCCTGTACGTCACTTACACATGCAGGTTATGGGGGTAATGTTGAGCAGAGGACAGGAAGTGGGTTTATATACCATTCTGCTCCCCTGATTCTTGTAATTCTCCAGCCGTACTTTCTGATATCCTCGCCTCTGTCATGAAATTATTGCTTTTCGTATGTAAAGACCCTTTATTCTGGTGTGTAaatactagtaaaaaaaaaatgtataaaataaaatagtttCATAACCCACATGAAAAAAATTGTACGGTCAGATTCTGTTTCTACATCCAAAATTACATTATAGATTATTTACATGGAGCTGGAAGATCAGGGATCAGTATTGTGCAGGATACGTCACATTGTTGTGTCCCCatcaggtggcagcagacagtcccggtgtaacaggccagagtagaCCCCCAGTCCAGATTATACCCCGGTGTATATtgtggcctaggccaattcataccccctcaggacATATTATACCCCCATGGCAGGGTCGGCGTCAGTacaaggcttacctgggcaagtgccgggcccCACAGattctctaggggcccagagagggagaggggcccgggtttctcatgttcagcctgctcacggtagtgcagggtgagaactgaacatcagaagacacaggagatggagcaggacctgcacagagagagaaaagggataaGGACCTGACCACATGActtaaaggtcctcaaccttacagtgtggagagcagcctgacagagaggaagggggagaagactgagctgtaactgctgtgtgtcagtgtctgagtgtgtcagtttcagtcagtcagtgtctatgtcaatcatgtatgtttgtacatgttagtggtgtctcatgttattgtgcatagtgtgtaattggggattcagctttgtctgctGAGATAAGGGAGAAGCTACTGATGAAAATCTTAAAAGTCTAAACACATCTGGGACACTTATCATTGCGTTTgcaccattttattttatttttttggctaataagatTTTGTGACTTCATAAAAATCTGTGCAAGACTTATTACGGGTTTTGCTCTATTTTCCATCAGTCTCCGTCTCCTGCGTCTTTTCCGATGTTTGCACTGGGAAGAATCTGCTGCCGGAGCTGTGGAGTGGAGCTGAGCTCAGCAGTACAGAGGCTGATAACAGCGAGCCGTGTAGGTTATGTCCTAAATCACCAAGATTGtgtagcatgatgggagttgtagtgtttcggTTGTGATTTTTCAATTGAATTTTccaatgttaaaaaataaatacagatatctTTTACTCCAATTCATTTTGTCTCCACATTTCCTTCCTCCTGACACCGCTATGAGACACTCTGATGATCCACAAGAAGATGATAAGTGATAAATGAGAGGCGGCTGCTGGGACCCCAGTGATCACTAGAGCGGGGGTCCTGTGTGTCCTTAgttggctaaagctttggctgtccaggcatgatgggagttgtagttttgcagcagctgaagggcctgagtttgacccccctggTCTAGTTCATTCTATCTCCGGCTCTGGGATCCTGATAAGACGTCACTAGAAGCAGATTTTTTCTATCACACTCGGAGGTCTCAGTGCCGGCTGCCGGGATGAGTTGATATTTTGGTGAAATGATGACATTTCATTAGTTATTATTTTTCTTAATACGACCACTTATACAACAAGATGCTAGTGTCATCATACTGACAGCTGCACAATCATCATTTTATgtgctatataatatacaaatgACTTGGTTTTTCTGCTTGTAAaactttattgcatttttttg belongs to Dendropsophus ebraccatus isolate aDenEbr1 chromosome 9, aDenEbr1.pat, whole genome shotgun sequence and includes:
- the LOC138801520 gene encoding E3 ubiquitin/ISG15 ligase TRIM25-like isoform X2 yields the protein MASAELRDELNCSICLSLYTDPVSLRCGHNFCRSCIVQVLDTQDGAGGYSCPDCRAEYPERPALEKNRKLGNIVERFLSTQPNMEETRIFCTYCTKSPVPAVKSCLQCEISLCDDHLTAHNKTMDHILTEPTYSFDNKKCPIHKKVLEYYCPQDAACLCVSCCLVGKHRGHQVELLDEASEEKKKKLRKYLDELNHENAAIHTRVQKLYDYKKNIKKKVSGKRKNVSKLFMDIKKQLEKAEKKALSEISRQEEEIVSQISDLIKKLEIEEDKLSRKMHHLEEMCQVTDPIRLLQEPDITVCDHGGGEDTGEDGGEIKSENDSEADPVTDQESEQGEAYDNNMVEDEEEEAAEYDMVDDLDEVVISLTLHRSMRDIVTNVTSQLGFQVPDILLDEDTAHVYVKVSEDLKTATRTAQLQNRPESPGRFLIYTQVLSRCGFSSGRHYWEVEWNQIGRCGIGVSYPSIEKRGEQSVSVSCVFSDVCTGKNLLPELWSGAELSSTEADNSEPCRLCPKSPRLCSMMGVVVFRL
- the LOC138801520 gene encoding E3 ubiquitin/ISG15 ligase TRIM25-like isoform X1, whose amino-acid sequence is MASAELRDELNCSICLSLYTDPVSLRCGHNFCRSCIVQVLDTQDGAGGYSCPDCRAEYPERPALEKNRKLGNIVERFLSTQPNMEETRIFCTYCTKSPVPAVKSCLQCEISLCDDHLTAHNKTMDHILTEPTYSFDNKKCPIHKKVLEYYCPQDAACLCVSCCLVGKHRGHQVELLDEASEEKKKKLRKYLDELNHENAAIHTRVQKLYDYKKNIKKKVSGKRKNVSKLFMDIKKQLEKAEKKALSEISRQEEEIVSQISDLIKKLEIEEDKLSRKMHHLEEMCQVTDPIRLLQEPDITVCDHGGGEDTGEDGGEIKSENDSEADPVTDQESEQGEAYDNNMVEDEEEEAAEYDMVDDLDEVVISLTLHRSMRDIVTNVTSQLGFQVPDILLDEDTAHVYVKVSEDLKTATRTAQLQNRPESPGRFLIYTQVLSRCGFSSGRHYWEVEWNQIGRCGIGVSYPSIEKRGEQSGITYNDKSWCMIMCDSICIALHNSVISTLNVTPTCPSFGVFLDYEAGRLSFYELCDPIRHLHTFTASFSEPLHVISYIDKEASVTIRS